A genomic stretch from Rhineura floridana isolate rRhiFlo1 chromosome 18, rRhiFlo1.hap2, whole genome shotgun sequence includes:
- the TINCR gene encoding TINCR ubiquitin domain containing isoform X1, producing MQLNSSWPGPVQPARPGGVPSRNPGWEFLISPPQLHAACLPASGPPSRSRRGMETLRRSLSRWKKYHIKVHLADDDLLLPLTVRPTDSMMDLRAHLVREGVTSWKKTFYYNTRPLEEHETVKEAKIQNGSVVLLISDKRQKRGGTSVLQ from the exons ATGCAGCTCAACAGCAGTTGGCCGGGACCGGTTCAGCCAGCCCGTCCGGGTGGCGTTCCCTCCCGAAACCCTGGCTGGGAGTTTCTCATCTCTCCGCCTCAGCTTCATGCTGCCTGCTTGCCGGCGTCTGGGCCGCCTTCCCGAAGCCGGAGGGGGATGGAGACCCTGCGGAGAAGCCTCTCCCGGTGGAAGAAGTACCACATCAAAGTCCACCTGGCCGACGACGACCTCCTGCTCCCACTGACCGTCCGGCCGACCGACAGCATGATGGACCTGCGGGCCCACCTGGTGAGGGAGGGTGTCACCTCCTGGAAAAAGACCTTTTATTACAACACCCGGCCGCTCGAGGAGCACGAGACGGTGAAGGAGGCCAAGATCCAGAACGGCTCCGTCGTCCTGCTGATCAGTGACAAACG gcaaaaaaggggggggacttcAGTCCTCCAGTAG
- the TINCR gene encoding TINCR ubiquitin domain containing isoform X2 — protein sequence MQLNSSWPGPVQPARPGGVPSRNPGWEFLISPPQLHAACLPASGPPSRSRRGMETLRRSLSRWKKYHIKVHLADDDLLLPLTVRPTDSMMDLRAHLVREGVTSWKKTFYYNTRPLEEHETVKEAKIQNGSVVLLISDKR from the exons ATGCAGCTCAACAGCAGTTGGCCGGGACCGGTTCAGCCAGCCCGTCCGGGTGGCGTTCCCTCCCGAAACCCTGGCTGGGAGTTTCTCATCTCTCCGCCTCAGCTTCATGCTGCCTGCTTGCCGGCGTCTGGGCCGCCTTCCCGAAGCCGGAGGGGGATGGAGACCCTGCGGAGAAGCCTCTCCCGGTGGAAGAAGTACCACATCAAAGTCCACCTGGCCGACGACGACCTCCTGCTCCCACTGACCGTCCGGCCGACCGACAGCATGATGGACCTGCGGGCCCACCTGGTGAGGGAGGGTGTCACCTCCTGGAAAAAGACCTTTTATTACAACACCCGGCCGCTCGAGGAGCACGAGACGGTGAAGGAGGCCAAGATCCAGAACGGCTCCGTCGTCCTGCTGATCAGTGACAAACG GTGA